The genomic interval TTTGTTCCTGTTGCTGGCGATTGTCGCCCTCCTCGTCGTTGGCATTGTTCGCCCGTTTCTGGAATATGTGCTCCTTGGGCTGATCCTCGCGTACGTGCTCTTTCCGATTCACGGTCGGCTGGTTGCGATCCTCAACAACCGCTTCCCCACTGCTCGATTTTCCGAACCGCTGTCGGCTCTGGGACTGATACTGGCCAGTCTCGTCGCGATTATCCTTCCGTTGTTGTACGTGTTCGTCGCGTTCCTCGGCGACTTACAGGTGATTTACCGGGGCGAATCGAACATCGAAACTGCGCTAATCGAGTCGAAAATCTCCGAGTACGCGGGCGCTGAGATCAACCTCGAGGAAGGGATTACGCTCGTTACCGAGTGGATTTTCGCCGTGTTCTTCGGCGACGTGTCCGGGCTGTTTGCGTCGATGCTTCACGTCTCGCTTGGGATTGCACTCTTGTTGTTCCTGGTTTTTTACCTGCTCATCGACGGGCCCGCGCTGGTCGCGTGGCTAACCGAAGCGAGTCCGCTCTCGCCGTCGGTCAGCCAGACACTCATTGATCAGATCGACCGGACGACGTGGGGTGCGGTCGTCGGCCACGCCTTTGCGGCCGTCGTCCAGGCGCTCGTCGCCGGCGTCGGCTTCTATCTGGTGGGCATCTCGAATGTGGTGTTCTGGACGATTGTGATGGTTATTCTGGCGTTCTTGCCACTGATTGGTGTGTTCATCGTCTGGGCACCGGCCGCAGTCTACCTCTATCTCATCGACGAACCGACTGCCGCCATGTTTCTGGCCGCCTACGGCCTCATCGTCGTGAGCTTCATTGACTACTACGTCCGCCCAATCGTCATTGACAAGCGAGCCCGAATCAACCCCGCAGCGATTCTCGTGGGTGTTTTCGGCGGCGTCTACACGCTCGGGTTTGTCGGCCTGTTCGTCGGGCCGATCCTGATCGGCGTCCTCGTCGCGATCATCGAAACCTACCGGACCGAATACCACAACGGACAGCACCAGCAGTCGACGGCCGGGGCTGTTGCTACTCCGGATCCATCACACAGCGACTCGAGTGAGTCGACGGCCTCTTTCGATGCAACCGACGAACAGTCTCGCCCACTGCGATAACGCCCTCGATACTGTGACCCGGGCCCGTCAGTTGCTACCCACACTGGTATCGCCTCCGGTGTGTAACTACTACCCATGGAACAGATCGAGTTGTTCGAAGAAATAGACGCGCCGCCGGCAGTCGTCTGGGATGTCCTTCTCGAGTTCGACAGCTATCCGGAGTGGAATCCGTTCGTCCGCGCAATCGAGGGCGTTCCTGCCACGGGCGAACAACTCGAGGTTCGGATCGAGCCGCCGGACTCTCGCGGGATGACGTTCAAACCCACCGTCGTCGCCGTCGACGAAGAGCGCCGCCTCGCCTGGGCTGGCCGACTGGCTGTCCCGTTCGTCTTCGATGGCTATCACGAGTTCCACCTCGAGCCAATCGACGGCGACGGGGCGAGCGAACGGACGCAGCTCTTACACCGCGAAACGTTCCGTGGCGCGCTCGTGCCACTGCTGTTCGACCGTGACCGCCTCGAGCGTGGCTTTGAGGCCATGAACACCGCGGTAAAAACACGCGCTGAAGCCCGCGTTGCTGCGACGGCCTGAGACGGTTTGCGCCCCGATGTGGTAATCTGACTGCGCGACACAGCGAAGGTCCAAAACTGTCCGAAGTGGATCGGCTGAGTGTCAGCAATTCGCTATCTGAGGCCCTCAAACGAGGTCAAGGAGACCCTCGAGCGAGTGAATTTCGTGTGCTGGCGTCGTCGGCAACTCGTACTCGTGGCGGTGCTCACGACGGATAAACGCCGCGTCAATTCCGGCCTTCTCGGCCGCAGTGACGTCGACGCGGCTATCGCCGACGTACAGTGGATTCGAGACGCCCAGCTCGTCGATTGCCGACTCGAGATAGTACGCGTTGGGTTTCTTGCGCTTGATTCCCTGTACCGTCGGCTCTCGCCCGTACCAGACCTCGAATCCGTCCAGTGCGAGGTGCTCGAGAATATTCTTGATCGTCTCGTGCTGGTTATTGCTCACAATCGCCTGCGGCACGCCGAGTTGCTCAAGGGCGGCGACGTCATCGTAGAGATGCTTTCTCCCGGCCGTGATCTCAGCACGTTGGGCCGCAATCGCCGCCTGTTCGCGAGCGCGCCAGAGCGTTTCGGCCTCGACTGCGTGGGTCTCAGCAACCTGTCGCAGCGAGGCAACGCTCGGGCTGATGAGCGTCTCGAGGTGCTCGTCAGTCGGTTCGGTGTCGCTTACGGTCTCGAGTGCTGTCCGCATCGCCTCGACCAGCACGTCGTACTCCGTCGGCGTCGTCAGGACGCCGTCGTTATCGAAGATAACCGCATCGTACGTGTTCGCTCCCATTCACCGTCCTGTAGGGACTGGGGGCGTTTTGGCGTTGCGCTCGAGTTCCCCACTGTGATGCTATCTTTGAAATAGGGTAAGGAAGCGAACATCGGTGATGGGTTCCACAACATTGCGTTCCCACGCGCACAGCGGCGTTCGCGCGCCAGGAACATCACCTGACCCAACTCCCCTCGCAGCGTCTCCGTTGTCTCTCACCCTCACCAGCCACACCCGATCGGAGGCGAGTCAATGATGGGACATCGCGCACTCGTTGCCTACGAGCGCCCCGGCCACCTGTATGACCTGCGGTACAGCCACTGGGGCGGCCAGGATTGCTCGCTCCGCGACGCGATCACTGCCGACACGCCACTCGCAGACGGTGGCGTTGCTGACTCGGTGCTCGCAGATTCGATCACTCGCGACCGCATTCTCGCTGATCACCTCGACCCCTGTGTCCACGAGATGCTATACATCGTCTCACCCACAGACGACTACTCAGTCACCGCGTCGGTCGTC from Natronolimnobius sp. AArcel1 carries:
- a CDS encoding SRPBCC domain-containing protein, encoding MEQIELFEEIDAPPAVVWDVLLEFDSYPEWNPFVRAIEGVPATGEQLEVRIEPPDSRGMTFKPTVVAVDEERRLAWAGRLAVPFVFDGYHEFHLEPIDGDGASERTQLLHRETFRGALVPLLFDRDRLERGFEAMNTAVKTRAEARVAATA
- a CDS encoding AI-2E family transporter; protein product: MNRGKGFLFLLLAIVALLVVGIVRPFLEYVLLGLILAYVLFPIHGRLVAILNNRFPTARFSEPLSALGLILASLVAIILPLLYVFVAFLGDLQVIYRGESNIETALIESKISEYAGAEINLEEGITLVTEWIFAVFFGDVSGLFASMLHVSLGIALLLFLVFYLLIDGPALVAWLTEASPLSPSVSQTLIDQIDRTTWGAVVGHAFAAVVQALVAGVGFYLVGISNVVFWTIVMVILAFLPLIGVFIVWAPAAVYLYLIDEPTAAMFLAAYGLIVVSFIDYYVRPIVIDKRARINPAAILVGVFGGVYTLGFVGLFVGPILIGVLVAIIETYRTEYHNGQHQQSTAGAVATPDPSHSDSSESTASFDATDEQSRPLR
- a CDS encoding HAD family hydrolase, with the translated sequence MGANTYDAVIFDNDGVLTTPTEYDVLVEAMRTALETVSDTEPTDEHLETLISPSVASLRQVAETHAVEAETLWRAREQAAIAAQRAEITAGRKHLYDDVAALEQLGVPQAIVSNNQHETIKNILEHLALDGFEVWYGREPTVQGIKRKKPNAYYLESAIDELGVSNPLYVGDSRVDVTAAEKAGIDAAFIRREHRHEYELPTTPAHEIHSLEGLLDLV